The Bacillus sp. Marseille-Q1617 genome has a segment encoding these proteins:
- a CDS encoding MerR family transcriptional regulator: MYKVSEFSKMTGLSRETLRYYADIGLLEPVHIDPNNKYRYYDNGSYLVARLLVYLRRFNFSIQEMFEVVHDESFENLEGLIREKKKALEVKVARLQGIIEDMDDFFELGIGEDMDD, translated from the coding sequence ATGTACAAAGTGAGTGAGTTTTCAAAAATGACCGGTCTAAGCAGAGAGACACTCCGCTATTATGCTGACATCGGATTATTGGAGCCGGTTCATATCGATCCCAACAATAAATACCGCTATTATGATAACGGCTCATATCTTGTCGCCAGGTTACTGGTATACTTGAGGCGCTTCAACTTCAGCATCCAGGAAATGTTTGAGGTAGTACATGATGAGTCATTTGAAAACCTGGAAGGATTAATCCGGGAAAAGAAAAAAGCGTTAGAAGTAAAAGTGGCAAGACTGCAGGGAATCATTGAAGATATGGATGATTTTTTTGAACTTGGAATAGGAGAGGATATGGATGATTAA
- a CDS encoding SRPBCC family protein, whose protein sequence is MIKWHEERVIPVNIEVIWSLFELENIQRIMPNVIENKVLERKEGVVGSKYQQKYKEGKRIETYIVEDLEYENTTERKHNKIGFTLAKAFEVEASFTLVKLNEEETNFIYTGQNKGLNFLGKVLLKLGGEKNNKKVVTDFMDRVEREALIEQSKK, encoded by the coding sequence ATGATTAAATGGCACGAAGAACGGGTCATCCCTGTGAATATTGAAGTGATCTGGAGCTTGTTCGAACTTGAAAACATTCAGCGAATCATGCCCAATGTAATTGAAAACAAGGTACTGGAGAGAAAAGAAGGCGTGGTCGGATCAAAGTATCAACAAAAATACAAAGAAGGAAAGCGGATCGAGACTTATATAGTAGAAGACCTTGAATATGAAAATACGACTGAAAGAAAACACAATAAAATCGGATTCACCTTAGCAAAAGCATTTGAAGTCGAAGCCAGCTTCACCCTAGTTAAATTAAATGAAGAAGAAACAAACTTCATCTACACCGGTCAGAATAAAGGACTGAACTTCCTGGGGAAAGTACTCCTGAAACTAGGGGGAGAGAAAAACAACAAAAAAGTCGTCACGGACTTCATGGACCGGGTAGAAAGAGAAGCGCTTATAGAACAAAGCAAAAAATAA
- a CDS encoding DUF871 domain-containing protein has product MLGISIYLKEENREKNAEWIRRTSAYGFRSIFTSLHIPEDNPDTYKDLLQELGSLARTYNMELLADVSPASLGHLGLDWDTLPRLLDWGLAGIRVDYGFSPDEIVSLSNLMKTGINASTVSESELDSLIEKGLNVENVEAWHNFYPRPETGLDIGFLIERNVMLKSKGITTMAFVPGDDTLRGPIFAGLPTLEQHRYVSPSLAAAQLKFSGYTDKLLIGDPSATDETLKELSSIDKGILPLTIDLLDGADHSALLNGIHTNRMDPARDVIRSVESRSYARIGKTIAPSNQVRRSIGMVTVDNELYGRYSGEMQIVKRELPNDDKVNVIAKVINEDLPLIQEIKAGGKFQLLVGDKK; this is encoded by the coding sequence ATGCTCGGAATTTCAATTTACCTAAAAGAAGAAAACAGGGAAAAGAATGCGGAATGGATCAGGAGAACCTCCGCTTATGGATTCAGGTCCATCTTCACCTCTCTTCATATCCCTGAAGATAATCCAGACACTTATAAAGACTTGCTTCAGGAGCTTGGCAGTCTGGCCCGGACCTATAACATGGAACTTCTGGCCGACGTATCACCGGCGTCATTGGGGCACTTGGGACTTGATTGGGACACCCTCCCCAGGTTACTCGATTGGGGACTTGCAGGCATCCGGGTGGACTACGGCTTTTCCCCGGACGAAATCGTGAGCCTTTCGAATCTCATGAAAACCGGGATCAATGCCAGTACCGTTTCGGAATCGGAGCTTGACAGCCTAATTGAAAAAGGATTAAATGTGGAAAACGTCGAAGCCTGGCATAATTTTTATCCACGTCCTGAAACAGGGCTCGACATTGGATTTTTAATCGAAAGAAACGTCATGCTGAAATCTAAGGGGATCACCACGATGGCCTTTGTACCGGGAGACGATACACTGCGCGGTCCGATCTTTGCAGGACTGCCTACACTGGAACAGCATCGCTATGTATCCCCTTCCCTTGCAGCCGCACAATTAAAATTTTCGGGATACACGGATAAACTATTAATAGGTGATCCTTCTGCAACAGATGAAACGCTGAAGGAACTAAGCAGTATCGACAAAGGAATTCTTCCATTAACAATTGATTTACTTGATGGTGCTGATCACTCTGCGCTGCTTAACGGGATACATACCAATCGGATGGATCCCGCACGAGATGTGATCCGGTCTGTGGAATCCCGTTCGTATGCCCGAATCGGGAAGACAATCGCACCCTCCAATCAAGTTCGGCGCAGCATTGGAATGGTTACGGTCGATAACGAGTTATACGGGAGATACTCGGGTGAGATGCAGATTGTCAAAAGAGAATTACCGAACGATGATAAGGTGAATGTCATCGCCAAAGTCATAAACGAAGACCTCCCTCTCATTCAGGAGATAAAAGCGGGAGGAAAATTCCAATTACTAGTGGGGGATAAGAAATGA
- a CDS encoding PTS transporter subunit EIIC, with protein sequence MRKEERLAKEITELLGGPNNIGALESCMTRLRVKPVDESKVDLAGIKKIDGVLGVVEAETIQIILGPGIVTKVASEVSALTGKSVSSVDEDEVEDFSFEGLADRTKADLKKKNATPFKLFLRKIASIFIPLIPAIVASGLIAGITNVIVRSGVNPESTLIEILNLIGWGLFGYLGVFVGINTAKEFGGSPALGGAAGILIINPGLANITLFGEDLVPGRGGLIGVMLAAVFIAFLEKRIRKVVPSALDIIITPTVSLLITGFATLVVLQPVGGFISDLITEGLLSLIDMGGFFAGLILAGTFLPLVVTGLHQGLTPVHMELINTIGNDPLLPILAMGGAGQVGAAFAIYFKTKNQRLRKVIKGGLPVGILGIGEPLIFGVTLPLGRPFITACLGAAVGGAFQAVFKTATIAIGVSGIPLAFLMDDGQILLYLAGVLIAYVFGFIFTWMFGFKEEMAKDI encoded by the coding sequence ATGCGGAAGGAAGAAAGATTGGCCAAAGAAATAACCGAGCTTCTTGGCGGTCCGAATAATATCGGCGCGCTGGAATCATGTATGACGCGCCTGCGTGTAAAGCCAGTCGACGAGAGCAAGGTTGATTTAGCCGGCATCAAAAAGATAGACGGGGTATTAGGGGTTGTCGAAGCTGAAACCATCCAGATCATATTGGGGCCTGGGATCGTGACGAAAGTGGCCTCTGAAGTTTCTGCTTTAACAGGAAAATCCGTTTCATCTGTGGATGAGGATGAAGTCGAGGACTTTTCATTCGAAGGACTTGCAGACCGTACGAAAGCAGACTTGAAGAAGAAGAATGCTACACCATTCAAATTATTTTTAAGAAAAATTGCCAGTATCTTCATTCCACTGATCCCCGCAATCGTAGCTTCCGGATTAATCGCAGGGATCACAAACGTCATTGTCCGCTCAGGTGTAAACCCTGAATCGACACTGATCGAGATCCTTAACTTGATCGGCTGGGGTCTATTTGGTTACTTGGGTGTGTTCGTCGGTATCAATACCGCGAAGGAATTTGGCGGTTCCCCTGCTCTTGGCGGTGCAGCGGGTATCCTGATCATCAATCCTGGTCTAGCCAACATCACATTATTCGGTGAAGATCTTGTCCCTGGACGAGGCGGTTTGATCGGCGTTATGCTTGCTGCCGTCTTCATCGCATTCCTTGAGAAGAGAATCCGTAAGGTGGTCCCTTCTGCCTTGGATATCATCATTACACCGACTGTTTCCTTATTGATCACAGGATTTGCGACGTTAGTAGTCCTTCAGCCTGTAGGAGGATTCATTTCAGATTTAATCACAGAAGGTTTACTTAGCCTGATCGATATGGGCGGTTTCTTTGCTGGACTCATCCTTGCAGGAACATTCCTGCCACTGGTTGTTACCGGGCTTCATCAAGGTCTGACGCCGGTTCATATGGAACTGATCAATACTATCGGTAATGACCCGCTGCTTCCGATCCTTGCCATGGGTGGTGCAGGCCAGGTGGGTGCTGCATTTGCGATCTACTTTAAAACGAAGAATCAGAGATTGAGAAAAGTCATCAAAGGCGGACTTCCTGTTGGAATCCTTGGAATTGGCGAACCGCTCATTTTCGGTGTAACGCTTCCGCTTGGACGCCCGTTCATCACAGCATGTCTCGGGGCAGCCGTCGGGGGAGCATTCCAGGCAGTTTTCAAAACGGCAACCATCGCGATTGGTGTATCCGGAATCCCGCTTGCATTCCTTATGGATGACGGACAAATCCTTCTGTATCTTGCCGGCGTATTGATCGCCTACGTATTCGGCTTCATCTTCACTTGGATGTTCGGGTTCAAGGAAGAAATGGCAAAGGATATTTAA
- the nagB gene encoding glucosamine-6-phosphate deaminase codes for MRIIEVSDYKQMSEKAAHHVIGKIRSSDCMTLGLATGGTPEGLYGELIEDHHVNRTSYKCVKTFNLDEYIGLSKDDPNSYFQYMCSNLFSHIDISLNNTHIPAGMAADLGKECERYENLIEEAGGIDLQILGIGANGHIGFNEPGTSFQSGTHIVELAASTREANARYFHSIEEVPRQAITMGISSIMKSREILLLVSGKSKQEAMKNLVENAVSENFPASILKEHPNVTIIADSDALKLI; via the coding sequence GTGAGAATCATTGAAGTGTCTGACTATAAGCAGATGAGTGAAAAAGCTGCACACCATGTGATCGGGAAAATCAGAAGCTCGGATTGTATGACCCTTGGACTTGCGACCGGTGGAACACCAGAAGGGCTCTATGGAGAACTCATAGAAGATCACCATGTGAACAGAACATCCTACAAATGTGTCAAAACCTTTAATCTGGACGAATATATCGGACTTTCAAAGGATGATCCGAATAGTTATTTTCAATATATGTGCTCAAATCTCTTTTCACATATAGATATTTCACTCAACAACACTCATATCCCGGCGGGGATGGCAGCAGACCTTGGGAAGGAATGCGAACGCTATGAAAATCTGATAGAAGAAGCAGGAGGCATCGACCTTCAAATCCTCGGTATCGGAGCAAATGGGCATATCGGCTTTAACGAACCCGGAACTTCCTTTCAATCGGGTACACATATTGTGGAGCTGGCTGCATCGACCCGGGAAGCAAACGCCCGTTATTTTCATTCGATTGAAGAAGTTCCCCGGCAGGCAATCACAATGGGCATCTCAAGCATTATGAAAAGCAGGGAAATCCTCCTGCTTGTATCAGGAAAATCAAAACAGGAAGCCATGAAAAATCTTGTGGAAAATGCAGTGAGTGAAAACTTCCCGGCTTCCATTCTTAAAGAACATCCCAATGTCACGATCATTGCCGACAGTGATGCGCTGAAATTGATCTAA
- the murQ gene encoding N-acetylmuramic acid 6-phosphate etherase has product MNLTKLNTEQQNPKTLHIDLMETEEIVSVINQEDLLVPNAIAKEIPVISSVVDRIVQAFKEGGRLIYTGAGTSGRLGILDASECPPTYGTDPEMVIGIIAGGKEATTEAIEGAEDDNEQGKQDLVDIGLTEKDVVVGIAASGRTPYTIGALQFANEIGAASVSVVCSKDSEMEKISSFTIAPIVGPEVVTGSTRMKAGTAQKLVLNMLTTASMIKIGKVYGNLMVDVQMTNEKLRKRAENIVKTATGASDEEASTALSEQQNNTKAAILQIMTGLKGNEVLQLLEKHSGHLRDAVSAFHSSK; this is encoded by the coding sequence ATGAATCTAACGAAATTAAACACAGAGCAGCAGAACCCTAAAACGCTACACATCGATTTGATGGAGACAGAAGAAATCGTTTCAGTCATCAATCAGGAAGATCTTCTTGTTCCGAATGCGATTGCAAAGGAAATCCCCGTAATCAGCTCAGTGGTCGATCGGATTGTACAAGCCTTCAAAGAAGGCGGCCGATTGATCTATACCGGTGCAGGGACATCAGGACGCCTGGGCATCCTCGATGCATCTGAATGCCCTCCTACATACGGAACGGATCCCGAAATGGTTATCGGGATCATTGCCGGCGGTAAAGAAGCGACTACGGAAGCGATTGAAGGTGCTGAAGATGATAATGAACAAGGTAAACAGGATCTAGTCGATATCGGGCTGACTGAAAAGGATGTCGTGGTAGGGATTGCGGCAAGCGGCAGAACTCCTTATACCATCGGAGCCTTACAATTTGCGAACGAAATCGGTGCTGCATCAGTGTCCGTTGTCTGCAGCAAAGACTCTGAAATGGAGAAAATCTCATCCTTTACGATTGCACCGATCGTCGGCCCTGAGGTGGTGACCGGATCTACTCGTATGAAAGCAGGCACTGCCCAGAAGCTTGTACTGAACATGCTGACCACGGCTTCCATGATCAAAATCGGAAAAGTATACGGAAATCTCATGGTCGATGTACAGATGACGAATGAAAAGCTGCGCAAGCGGGCTGAAAACATCGTCAAGACAGCAACCGGCGCCTCAGACGAAGAAGCAAGCACGGCCCTGAGTGAGCAGCAAAACAATACGAAAGCGGCCATCCTGCAAATCATGACCGGCCTCAAAGGAAATGAAGTACTCCAGCTGCTAGAAAAGCATTCAGGACACTTACGGGATGCGGTTTCAGCTTTTCATTCTTCCAAATAA
- the mnmH gene encoding tRNA 2-selenouridine(34) synthase MnmH: MFKDISIDVLMSCPDDLVFIDVRSPSEYKEMTIPGSFNIPVFDDEERAEVGTLYKQVSKEAATDRGLEIFSAKLPSFIKQFKELPGKKVVYCWRGGMRSKAAATFLDLMGINTYRIKGGVRAYRKWVVNQLESLEIEPKAFVLNGGTGTGKTAILHELKNQGLPILDIEGLADHRGSVFGAIGLTPVNQKTFDSLLVEEVKALQQAPFVMFEAESKRIGKILLPPFLLKKKEAATHIFIDLPIEERIDHIMKEYKLHKYHEEFTQAFRQIKRRIHSPVANTIEEELKSRNYEAVLELLLEYYYDPRYLHTAENYRDAQKIILKVKTIEEAVEEVKGIVSGKKGLVPSN; encoded by the coding sequence TTGTTCAAAGATATTTCGATTGATGTATTAATGTCCTGCCCAGATGACTTAGTCTTTATCGATGTTCGTTCCCCTTCAGAATATAAAGAAATGACTATACCCGGAAGCTTCAATATCCCAGTCTTCGATGACGAAGAAAGAGCGGAGGTTGGAACGCTCTACAAGCAAGTGAGTAAAGAGGCGGCCACGGACAGGGGACTTGAAATTTTCTCCGCAAAGCTTCCTTCCTTCATTAAACAATTTAAAGAACTGCCTGGAAAAAAAGTGGTCTACTGCTGGCGAGGCGGTATGAGAAGTAAAGCAGCCGCAACATTCCTGGATTTGATGGGAATCAACACATACAGGATCAAAGGGGGAGTGCGCGCTTATCGAAAGTGGGTCGTGAACCAGCTTGAATCTCTTGAAATTGAGCCGAAAGCATTTGTCCTGAATGGGGGAACCGGCACTGGGAAAACGGCTATCCTTCACGAGCTGAAAAATCAGGGACTGCCGATCCTTGATATTGAAGGACTTGCTGATCACCGCGGCTCAGTGTTTGGTGCAATCGGCCTGACCCCTGTTAATCAGAAGACATTCGATTCACTTCTAGTAGAAGAAGTCAAAGCTCTTCAGCAAGCACCGTTTGTCATGTTCGAAGCTGAAAGTAAACGGATCGGTAAAATCCTGCTTCCTCCTTTCCTGCTGAAGAAAAAAGAAGCAGCAACCCATATCTTCATCGATCTGCCAATTGAAGAAAGAATCGACCACATCATGAAAGAATACAAGCTTCATAAGTATCATGAAGAATTTACCCAAGCATTCAGACAAATCAAGCGGCGTATCCACAGCCCGGTCGCCAATACGATTGAAGAAGAACTGAAAAGCCGCAATTATGAAGCTGTACTGGAATTGCTTCTCGAATACTATTATGACCCGAGATATTTACATACCGCAGAAAATTACCGGGATGCTCAGAAAATCATCCTGAAAGTAAAAACTATTGAGGAAGCGGTGGAAGAAGTGAAAGGGATTGTATCAGGAAAAAAGGGACTAGTCCCGAGTAACTGA
- a CDS encoding GntR family transcriptional regulator, whose protein sequence is MVNKKSPLPLYYQIEEHIKGMIDSGELKPGDVLPSERELAESFTISRMTVRQAITNLVNKNLLYRKKGSGTYVSHNKFEQSLHGLTSFSEDMRRRGLEPGNKLIHFELSSATEELIHHFSLHEDDLVYKIKRIRLASGEPMAIETTYIPVKLIPGLSQEILSNSLYQYVEEEIGLKLGHASQSIEASAAAEDDARHLQLETGEPVLFIQRETFLNDGTPFELVKSTYRGDKYKYKMNIERLR, encoded by the coding sequence TTGGTCAATAAAAAGTCTCCATTACCTCTGTATTACCAAATAGAAGAACATATAAAAGGGATGATCGATTCCGGGGAACTAAAACCGGGAGACGTGCTCCCTTCTGAAAGAGAACTGGCAGAATCTTTCACCATCAGCAGGATGACCGTTCGTCAAGCGATAACAAATCTTGTGAACAAAAATCTTCTTTACCGGAAAAAAGGAAGCGGTACATATGTTTCGCACAATAAGTTTGAGCAGTCACTCCACGGACTGACCTCCTTCAGCGAGGATATGAGAAGGCGTGGGCTTGAACCCGGCAACAAGCTCATCCACTTTGAACTTTCCAGCGCGACTGAAGAATTGATTCATCATTTCTCCCTGCACGAAGATGATCTTGTTTACAAAATTAAACGGATCCGCCTTGCCAGCGGTGAACCAATGGCCATCGAAACAACCTATATCCCTGTGAAGCTGATTCCGGGGCTCAGTCAGGAGATACTTTCGAACTCGCTCTATCAGTACGTGGAAGAAGAAATCGGATTGAAGCTCGGCCATGCTTCTCAATCAATCGAGGCTTCCGCTGCAGCAGAAGATGATGCCAGACATCTGCAGCTGGAGACCGGGGAACCTGTTTTATTCATCCAGCGCGAAACCTTCCTAAATGACGGCACCCCATTTGAACTCGTGAAGTCCACCTATCGTGGCGACAAATATAAATACAAGATGAATATTGAACGGCTAAGATAA
- the nagA gene encoding N-acetylglucosamine-6-phosphate deacetylase gives MMSSPDTYIIRNQRIYAQDGIIENGFIKIERGIISETGEMCYLQNDGEYVDISLPQKASVIPGMIDVHIHGVNGADTMDATKEALDTMTEALPKEGTTSFLATTMTESKEKIEKALINTGKYVENHQEAGKAEILGIHLEGPFINSGKAGAQPLHHIEEPCVKTFDSWQKASQNHIKLVTVAPETDEGHILIQHLKENGVIASAGHSNATYDEMCKAIDSGVCHVTHLFNQMSGFHHREPGIVGAAFNRKEIMVELIADGIHVRPEAVDIAFQQITDERMILITDSMRAKCLKNGQYDLGGQMVTVKDGMALLDEDTLAGSVLEMKTAFQHIQEYTGCSIQQAIKITSENPARQLGIFDRKGSIASGKDADLVILDEQMDVFMTFCKGKIAYVRGDGDE, from the coding sequence ATGATGAGCAGCCCTGATACCTATATCATTCGTAATCAGAGAATTTATGCCCAAGATGGGATCATCGAAAATGGTTTTATAAAAATAGAACGTGGAATTATTTCTGAGACAGGTGAAATGTGCTATCTGCAAAATGATGGAGAATACGTCGACATTTCCCTGCCTCAAAAAGCATCTGTCATTCCCGGCATGATCGATGTCCACATCCACGGTGTGAATGGTGCAGATACGATGGATGCGACAAAAGAGGCTCTCGACACCATGACAGAAGCATTACCGAAGGAAGGGACGACAAGCTTCCTGGCAACGACGATGACAGAGTCGAAAGAAAAAATAGAAAAGGCTCTCATCAATACTGGAAAATATGTCGAAAACCATCAGGAAGCCGGAAAGGCAGAAATCCTGGGCATCCATTTGGAAGGGCCGTTCATCAATAGCGGAAAAGCAGGGGCCCAGCCGCTGCATCACATTGAAGAGCCGTGTGTGAAGACATTTGACAGCTGGCAGAAGGCGTCCCAAAATCATATCAAGCTCGTTACGGTCGCTCCTGAAACGGATGAAGGACATATATTGATTCAGCATCTTAAGGAAAATGGAGTTATCGCTTCAGCCGGGCATTCCAATGCAACGTATGATGAAATGTGCAAAGCGATCGACAGCGGTGTCTGTCACGTGACGCATCTGTTCAACCAGATGTCAGGCTTTCATCACCGTGAACCGGGAATTGTAGGAGCTGCGTTCAACCGTAAAGAAATAATGGTGGAGCTGATCGCTGACGGGATTCATGTCAGACCGGAAGCGGTCGATATTGCCTTTCAGCAAATCACCGATGAACGGATGATCCTCATCACTGACTCCATGCGGGCCAAGTGTCTGAAAAACGGTCAGTACGATCTCGGCGGTCAGATGGTGACGGTAAAAGACGGCATGGCGCTATTAGATGAAGATACACTTGCAGGAAGTGTGCTAGAGATGAAAACGGCATTCCAACATATCCAAGAGTATACCGGCTGCTCGATTCAACAAGCGATCAAGATCACTTCTGAAAACCCCGCAAGACAGCTGGGGATTTTCGACAGGAAAGGAAGCATCGCTTCAGGGAAAGATGCCGATCTAGTCATCCTGGATGAACAGATGGATGTGTTTATGACCTTTTGTAAAGGGAAAATCGCTTATGTAAGAGGAGATGGTGACGAGTGA